One genomic window of Halolamina sediminis includes the following:
- a CDS encoding type II toxin-antitoxin system death-on-curing family toxin, which yields MVDPLWYPSVGDVVDIHEDIVSEYPETDGGVRNQGDIEFALGYVESGSFGEAPDGIHEKAFHLLRLLVANHPFVDANKRTALNTTSVFYFLNGYRFTYDHEIRSFLKQFAVDEAAVDESAAIEYLQSHTEQLDLAAEIENWREDLVQFGVDELTGSRDDPND from the coding sequence ATGGTGGACCCGCTGTGGTACCCCTCGGTCGGGGATGTCGTCGACATCCACGAGGACATCGTCTCGGAGTACCCCGAGACCGATGGAGGGGTTCGAAACCAGGGAGACATCGAGTTCGCCCTCGGCTACGTCGAGAGCGGGAGCTTCGGTGAAGCGCCGGATGGAATCCACGAGAAGGCGTTCCACCTGCTCCGACTGCTCGTCGCCAATCACCCGTTCGTCGACGCGAACAAGCGAACGGCGCTGAACACGACGAGCGTCTTCTACTTCCTCAACGGCTACCGGTTTACTTACGACCACGAAATCCGCTCGTTCCTCAAGCAGTTCGCCGTCGACGAGGCGGCTGTCGACGAGTCGGCGGCCATCGAGTACCTCCAGTCACATACTGAACAACTGGATCTCGCCGCCGAGATCGAGAACTGGCGTGAGGACCTCGTTCAGTTCGGCGTCGACGAACTCACGGGCAGTCGGGACGACCCGAACGATTAA
- the ligA gene encoding ATP-dependent DNA ligase LigA, translating to MQFAAFADRAAELEAEPADLETGSLVADLLRDAGSEIETVARFLQGRVFPGWDARTLDVGPALCYEALAKAAGTNVTADDVEERLADEGEIGAVAAGLNLGGQQGLGAFASGDAGGDGPTLAEVDEALREVAAAEGEGSEDTKLATLFGLFSRVSDAEARYLARLVLGEMRLGVGEGTVRDAIAEAFEVDPGLVADALQVSNDYGRVARIARDEGDDGLAEMSLTVGRPVQSMLAQAGTVTGALESWDEVAAEIKFDGARVQLHHHPEGIAPPEANREPTPEDPTVRLYSRNTSEVTDALPEIREYAEERLTAPAILDGEVVAVDDDGGPLPFQEVLRRFRRKHDVEQMREAVELELHAFDCLLDGREGTEETDLLDRPFRERHDRLSELLPEAASEVLYSDDADEIEAFEQGALSAGHEGIMLKRPDSAYTPGDRGQDWLKRKPDVETLDCVVVGAEWGEGRRANEFGTFLLAVGADDGYETVGKVATGITDEKLAELTDLLEPHVVSEDGQTVEFRAEVVFEVGYEEIQASPTYGAGYALRFPRFVGVREDKSPGDADTVERVERLAND from the coding sequence ATGCAGTTCGCCGCCTTCGCCGACCGCGCCGCCGAACTGGAGGCCGAGCCCGCCGACCTCGAGACCGGCTCGCTGGTCGCGGATCTGCTCCGGGACGCCGGCAGCGAGATCGAGACCGTCGCGCGCTTCCTCCAGGGCCGGGTGTTCCCGGGCTGGGACGCCCGTACGCTCGACGTGGGGCCCGCGCTCTGCTACGAGGCGCTCGCGAAAGCTGCCGGCACGAACGTCACCGCCGACGACGTCGAGGAGCGACTGGCCGACGAAGGCGAGATCGGCGCCGTCGCAGCGGGGCTGAACCTCGGCGGCCAACAGGGGCTCGGTGCGTTCGCGAGCGGCGACGCGGGCGGCGACGGCCCCACGCTGGCCGAGGTCGACGAGGCGCTCCGGGAGGTCGCCGCCGCCGAGGGGGAAGGCAGCGAGGACACCAAGCTCGCGACGCTGTTCGGCCTGTTCTCGCGAGTGAGCGACGCGGAGGCGCGCTACCTCGCCCGGCTCGTGCTGGGGGAGATGCGGCTGGGTGTCGGCGAGGGCACCGTCCGTGACGCGATCGCAGAAGCGTTCGAGGTCGACCCGGGGCTGGTCGCCGACGCGCTCCAAGTGAGCAACGACTACGGTCGAGTCGCCCGGATCGCCCGCGATGAGGGCGACGACGGGCTCGCCGAGATGAGCCTCACTGTCGGCCGGCCCGTGCAGTCGATGCTCGCCCAGGCCGGCACCGTCACCGGCGCGCTGGAGTCGTGGGACGAAGTCGCCGCGGAGATCAAGTTCGACGGCGCTCGCGTCCAGCTCCACCACCATCCGGAGGGGATCGCGCCGCCCGAGGCCAACCGCGAGCCGACGCCCGAGGACCCGACGGTCCGGCTCTACTCGCGGAACACCTCGGAGGTCACCGACGCGCTCCCGGAGATCCGGGAGTACGCGGAGGAGCGACTGACGGCGCCGGCGATCCTCGACGGCGAGGTCGTCGCGGTCGACGACGACGGCGGCCCGCTGCCGTTCCAGGAGGTGCTCCGGCGGTTCCGCCGGAAGCACGACGTCGAGCAGATGCGCGAGGCGGTCGAACTCGAACTCCACGCGTTCGACTGCCTGCTCGACGGTCGGGAAGGAACCGAGGAGACTGATCTCCTCGACCGGCCGTTCCGGGAGCGCCACGACCGGCTCTCGGAACTCCTGCCCGAGGCCGCCAGCGAGGTGCTCTACAGCGACGACGCCGACGAGATCGAGGCGTTCGAGCAGGGCGCACTTTCGGCGGGTCACGAGGGGATCATGCTCAAACGGCCCGACTCGGCGTACACTCCCGGCGACCGCGGGCAGGACTGGCTCAAGCGCAAGCCCGACGTGGAGACGCTGGACTGCGTCGTCGTCGGCGCGGAGTGGGGCGAGGGGCGCCGCGCCAACGAGTTCGGGACGTTCCTGCTCGCGGTGGGGGCCGACGACGGCTACGAGACGGTCGGGAAGGTGGCGACGGGGATCACCGACGAGAAGCTCGCCGAGCTCACCGACCTGCTCGAACCCCACGTCGTCAGCGAGGACGGCCAGACCGTCGAGTTCCGGGCCGAGGTCGTGTTCGAGGTGGGGTACGAGGAGATTCAGGCGTCGCCGACCTACGGCGCCGGCTACGCGCTGCGGTTCCCGCGGTTCGTGGGGGTTCGGGAGGATAAGTCGCCGGGAGATGCGGATACTGTGGAGCGTGTAGAGCGGTTGGCCAACGACTGA
- a CDS encoding MBL fold metallo-hydrolase — MTVHHDGLAVTWLGYATTRIETPGGFVAYLDPGRYGVLTGDWTPVGGGNPKDAAHPRATDYRPEDANLVCITHDHHYDADGIRRVANEDTTVVVYEAVDPAGIDRDVDPVSELPGEVVRIGEEDHLAVEGVDGGADVWSVPAYNEPDGPRADEDGNVSHPKGFGVGYRLAIGGTSVFWPGDSDALDAFAELSVSLFLANIAGTVVSSAAESADLAERMEPDLVLPVHYNTIEILQADSGEFVKDVAKRGIPVVLDEREG; from the coding sequence ATGACTGTCCACCACGACGGCCTCGCCGTCACGTGGCTCGGCTACGCGACCACGCGCATCGAGACGCCGGGCGGCTTCGTCGCCTACCTCGACCCCGGCCGCTACGGCGTGCTCACGGGCGACTGGACCCCCGTCGGCGGCGGCAACCCCAAGGACGCCGCCCACCCGCGGGCGACCGACTACCGCCCCGAGGACGCTAATCTGGTCTGCATCACCCACGACCACCACTACGACGCCGACGGGATCCGCCGCGTCGCGAACGAGGACACCACCGTCGTCGTCTACGAGGCCGTCGACCCGGCGGGGATCGACCGCGACGTCGATCCCGTCTCCGAACTCCCGGGCGAGGTCGTCCGGATCGGCGAGGAGGACCACCTCGCGGTCGAGGGCGTCGACGGCGGCGCCGATGTCTGGTCCGTCCCGGCGTACAACGAGCCCGACGGCCCCCGGGCCGACGAGGACGGGAACGTCAGCCATCCGAAGGGGTTCGGCGTCGGCTACCGGCTCGCGATCGGCGGCACGTCGGTGTTCTGGCCGGGCGACAGCGACGCGCTGGACGCGTTCGCGGAGCTCTCGGTCTCGCTGTTCCTCGCGAACATCGCCGGCACCGTCGTCAGCAGCGCCGCGGAGTCGGCCGACCTCGCCGAGCGCATGGAGCCGGATCTGGTGCTGCCGGTCCACTACAACACGATCGAGATCCTGCAGGCGGACTCGGGGGAGTTCGTAAAGGACGTCGCGAAACGGGGCATCCCGGTGGTGTTAGACGAACGGGAGGGGTGA
- a CDS encoding Rrf2 family transcriptional regulator encodes MSSIELTASQRTILRALVNLHGEQESAVKGETIAEEVGRNPGTIRNQMQSLKALQLVEGVPGPKGGYKPTTNAFDALDVQQLDEPASVPLVHEGEELTGVNVEEIRLTSVHNPDLCRAELHLRGSVKQFHEGDDVRAGPTPLSALVVEGTVDGKDTTANVVILEIESMAAPSGEAAH; translated from the coding sequence ATGTCTTCGATCGAGCTCACGGCCAGCCAGCGTACGATCCTCAGGGCGCTCGTCAATCTCCACGGTGAACAGGAGTCCGCAGTCAAGGGGGAGACGATCGCCGAGGAGGTGGGCCGCAACCCCGGAACGATCCGGAACCAGATGCAGAGCCTCAAGGCGCTCCAGTTGGTCGAGGGCGTCCCCGGCCCGAAGGGCGGCTACAAGCCGACGACCAACGCGTTCGATGCACTCGACGTGCAGCAGCTGGACGAGCCGGCGTCGGTGCCGCTGGTCCACGAGGGCGAGGAGCTAACCGGCGTCAACGTCGAGGAGATCCGCCTCACTAGCGTCCACAACCCCGACCTCTGCCGGGCGGAACTCCACCTGCGCGGCTCGGTCAAGCAGTTCCACGAGGGCGACGACGTGCGCGCGGGTCCGACCCCGCTGTCGGCGCTGGTCGTCGAGGGCACCGTCGACGGGAAGGACACGACCGCGAACGTCGTCATCCTCGAGATCGAGTCGATGGCGGCGCCGTCAGGGGAAGCCGCGCACTGA
- a CDS encoding NAD-dependent epimerase/dehydratase family protein, whose amino-acid sequence MNGKRVLVTGGAGFIGSNLSNYLATDNEVIALDNCYLGTPENLADDVIFAEADVLDDDLPTDVDVVFHLAALSSRQMLEENPRQGARVNIEGFVNVVEQAMDDGCETFVYASTSSIYGSQQEPCNEEMDVEAATGYDASMMGRERYAEYYSDFHDLTLAGMRFFSVYQGYGGNEEHKGEYANTIAQFADAIADGESPVLWGDGTQTRDFTHVEDIVRGLELAAENELDGVYNLGVGDPYTFNEMVGMINEELGTDVDPVYEPVPLENYVYHTHADAGKFKQATGWEPEISFEEGLSRVCEPYKEREDGESERERVRE is encoded by the coding sequence ATGAACGGCAAGCGCGTGCTCGTCACCGGCGGCGCGGGGTTCATCGGCTCGAACCTCTCGAACTATCTCGCGACCGACAACGAGGTGATCGCGCTGGACAACTGCTACCTCGGGACCCCCGAGAACCTCGCTGACGACGTGATCTTCGCGGAGGCGGACGTGCTCGACGACGACCTCCCGACCGACGTGGACGTGGTGTTCCACCTCGCGGCGCTATCCTCCCGACAGATGCTGGAGGAGAACCCCCGGCAGGGCGCCCGCGTCAACATCGAGGGGTTCGTCAACGTCGTCGAGCAGGCGATGGACGACGGCTGCGAGACGTTCGTCTACGCCTCCACCTCCTCGATCTACGGCAGTCAGCAGGAGCCCTGCAACGAGGAGATGGACGTCGAAGCCGCGACGGGGTACGACGCGTCGATGATGGGCCGGGAGCGCTACGCGGAGTACTACTCCGACTTCCACGACCTCACGCTCGCGGGGATGCGCTTCTTCTCCGTCTACCAGGGGTACGGCGGCAACGAGGAACACAAGGGGGAGTACGCCAACACGATCGCGCAGTTCGCCGACGCGATCGCCGACGGCGAGTCGCCGGTGCTCTGGGGCGACGGCACGCAGACCCGCGATTTCACCCACGTCGAGGACATCGTCCGCGGGCTGGAGCTCGCCGCCGAGAACGAGCTCGACGGCGTGTACAACCTCGGCGTCGGCGATCCCTACACGTTCAACGAGATGGTCGGCATGATCAACGAGGAGTTGGGGACCGACGTGGACCCCGTCTACGAGCCGGTGCCGCTGGAGAACTACGTCTACCACACCCACGCCGATGCCGGGAAGTTCAAGCAGGCCACGGGCTGGGAGCCCGAGATCAGCTTCGAGGAAGGTCTGAGCCGTGTGTGTGAGCCGTACAAGGAACGCGAGGACGGCGAGAGCGAACGGGAGCGCGTGCGGGAGTAG